In Zingiber officinale cultivar Zhangliang chromosome 6A, Zo_v1.1, whole genome shotgun sequence, a single genomic region encodes these proteins:
- the LOC121997919 gene encoding uncharacterized protein LOC121997919, with protein MENFRVERHKATAGICRELERLEMEGSSIEAPRWYLRRGDDTAAFLQVFVYSSGRLRSHLLRSQKQHSEILKWNHNPWPTAAAQQTRLLQIETSNWRQIGLRTSQQRPLNCLYIRLYAHATVCILFLAACW; from the exons ATGGAAAATTTTAGAGTCGAACGGCACAAAGCAACGGCAGGCATATGCAGAGAGCTAGAGAGGCTTGAGATGGAGGGATCAAGCATAGAAGCACCCAGATGGTACCTTCGCAGGGGAGATGACACCGCTGCCTTCCTGCAGGTGTTTGTCTACAGCTCAGGAAGACTGCGGTCTCATCTGCTGCGCAG CCAAAAGCAACATTCTGAAATTCTAAAATGGAATCATAATCCATGGCCAACCGCTGCAGCACAACAAACACGGCTGCTACAAATCGAGACTTCAAATTGGCGGCAAATCGGGCTGAGAACGAGCCAACAAAGGCCCCTCAACTGCCTCTATATCAGGCTATACGCTCATGCAACTGTTTGCATCTTGTTCCTCGCTGCTTGCTGGTAG
- the LOC121997918 gene encoding protein IQ-DOMAIN 3-like: protein MGRKWEWFSSVRRAFIPYCCRGDLKDNLVSSKVSDSFNTTEVETTVVDSAHPSVAAPIQKANMVAKEEEESKHAYSMALTSAVALEAAAVAVQASTEVARLATSASRHTGESRKEIAVLRIQNAYRRYKARKRLGSLRGLVRMKRVLDANTVKFQTTKSLQCMQTMARVQAQIHSQRVRMAEENQALQMHLQQKCENEFEKLKIVEDWDSSLLSKEKIEENLLNKQEAAIKRERTLAYAYTHQWRNSTRSLTQALTDPSDPQWGWSWLGRSMAARPWDHQSTVIPATTKQPDTNFESTPAAAQKSARPPAAPRTSTPSAAIKEKSESLVGASFKKGSLSSSEK from the exons ATGGGGAGAAAATGGGAGTGGTTTAGTTCTGTCAGGCGAGCTTTCATCCCCTACTGCTGTCGAGGAGACCTCAAAGATAATCTTGTTAGTTCCAAGGTTTCCGATTCATTCAATACAACAGAAGTGGAAACCACTGTCGTGGATTCTGCTCATCCATCGGTTGCTGCTCCAATTCAGAAAGCTAATATGGTagcgaaggaggaagaagagagcaagCATGCCTACTCAATGGCGCTTACTAGTGCTGTGGCTTTAGAGGCTGCAGCTGTCGCCGTTCAAGCTTCAACCGAGGTTGCTCGCCTGGCTACCTCTGCAAGTAGGCACACAGGCGAATCAAGAAAAGAGATCGCAGTGCTCAGGATCCAGAATGCTTATCGACGATACAAG GCAAGAAAAAGATTGGGAAGTTTAAGAGGACTGGTTAGGATGAAGAGAGTTCTTGACGCGAATACTGTCAAGTTTCAAACAACAAAATCATTGCAGTGCATGCAGACGATGGCTAGAGTGCAGGCACAAATACATTCACAGAGGGTCAGAATGGCAGAGGAAAACCAAGCTCTCCAGATGCATTTGCAGCAGAAATGTGAAAATGAATTTGAGAAATTGAAG ATTGTTGAGGACTGGGATAGCAGTCTTCTATCCAAAGAGAAAATCGAAGAAAATCTACTGAACAAACAGGAAGCTGCTATAAAAAGGGAAAGAACATTAGCTTATGCATATACACATCAG tGGAGGAATTCTACCAGATCCTTAACTCAAGCACTGACAGACCCGAGCGATCCGCAATGGGGTTGGAGCTGGTTGGGACGCTCAATGGCAGCAAGGCCATGGGATCACCAAAGCACAGTCATACCTGCCACAACAAAACAACCTGACACCAACTTTGAATCGACACCAGCAGCAGCTCAGAAGTCGGCCCGGCCTCCGGCAGCACCACGCACCAGCACCCCATCTGCAGCAATCAAAGAGAAATCAGAGAGCCTAGTAGGTGCCTCTTTTAAGAAAGGATCACTTTCCTCGTCAGAGAAATGA
- the LOC121994383 gene encoding 40S ribosomal protein S27-2-like, with product MPLPNDIDLLNPPAELEKRRHKLKRLVQSPNSFFMDVKCQGCFNITTVFSHSQTVVVCGNCQTVLCQPTGGRARLTEGCSFRRKGD from the exons ATG CCTCTCCCGAATGATATCGATCTCCTGAATCCTCCAGCCGAGCTCGAGAAGAGGAGGCACAAGCTCAAACGCCTCGTCCAATCGCCCAACTCCTTCTTCATG GATGTCAAGTGTCAAGGCTGCTTCAACAT AACTACTGTCTTTAGCCACTCGCAGACCGTTGTAGTGTGTGGAAACTGCCAGACCGTTCTCTGCCAGCCGACTGGAGGGCGTGCCAGGCTCACTGAAGGATGCTCCTTCAGGCGCAAGGGTGACTGA
- the LOC121995282 gene encoding uncharacterized protein LOC121995282, whose product MVVKFVYGHGIIISLMRKYTNGKEILRPSVTRFATSFLTLQSMYKVKKPLEQMFASEDWVSSPLSQTTQGKVVKRIVINDLNFWPHVTFCVKSVVPLLPMIEGIAEYGRGLKPPSMHDLRTWILKAGVNDINLLYEEHKKAWNKYGCTIMSDGWTDGKNRSLINFLINSSADTFFLKSIDASTSFKNGQLIFKYLDDVIDEVGEVNVIQIVTDNASNCIKARRNIMETRHRIWWTPCAAHCINLKLEDIAKLIFSDTIEQAKMVVKFLYDHGTLLSLLRKYTNGKEILRPSVTRFAISFLTLQSMYKVKRPLEQMFASVDLVSSTLSQTTQGKVVKRNCY is encoded by the exons ATGGTTGTGAAGTTTGTTTATGGTCATGGAATTATAATTTCTTTGATGAGAAAATATACAAACGGTAAAGAAATTCTCCGTCCCTCTGTTACTCGCTTTGCTACTTCATTTCTCACTCTTCAGAGTATGTATAAGGTTAAAAAGCCACTTGAACAAATGTTTGCTTCCGAAGATTGGGTTAGTTCACCACTATCTCAAACAACTCAGGGGAAGGTCGTGAAGAGAATTGTTATTAATGATCTCAACTTTTGGCCACATGTTACATTTTGTGTTAAGAGTGTTGTTCCTCTT TTGCCTATGATTGAGGGCATTGCGGAATATGGAAGAGGGTTGAAGCCTCCTTCAATGCATGATTTAAGAACTTGGATACTTAAAGCTGGGGTTAATGACATCAACCTATTATATGAGGAGCATAAAAAAGCATGGAATAAATATGGATGCACTATTATGTCCGATGGTTGGACGGATGGaaagaatagaagtttgattaattttttgataaatagtTCCGCCGacactttctttttgaaatctaTTGATGCATCAACTTCTTTTAAAAATGGGCAATTGATCTTTAAATATCTTGATGATGTTATTGATGAGGTGGGAGAGGtaaatgtaattcaaattgtcaCGGATAATGCTTCGAATTGCATTAAGGCGAGGAGAAACATTATGGAGACTAGACATAGAATTTGGTGGACACCTTGTGCGGCGCATTGCATTAATCTAAAGTTGGAGGATATTGCAAAGTTGATTTTTTCTGACACAATTGAGCAAGCTAAGATGGTTGTGAAGTTTCTTTATGATCATGGAACTCTACTTTCTTTGTTGAGAAAGTATACAAACGGTAAAGAAATTCTCCGTCCCTCTGTTACTCGCTTTGCTATTTCATTTCTCACTCTTCAGAGTATGTATAAGGTTAAAAGGCCACTTGAACAAATGTTTGCTTCCGTTGATTTGGTTAGTTCAACACTATCTCAAACAACTCAGGGGAAAGTCGTGAAGAGAAATTGTTATTAA
- the LOC121997920 gene encoding uncharacterized protein LOC121997920 encodes MIEGIAEYGRGLKPPSMHDLRTWILKAGVDGICLLYEEHKKAWKKYGCTIMSDGWTDGKNRSLINFLVNSSVNTFFLKSIDASASFKNEQLIFKYFDDVIVEMGEENVIQIVTDNASNCIKVGKNIMETRQRIWTSCAAHCIDLMLEDIAKLKIFSDTIEQAKMVMKFLYGHGTILFLMSKYTNGKEILRSAITRFATRFLTLQSMYKVKRPLEQMFASEDWVSLPLSQTTQGKVLKRIVINDPNFWSYVEFCVKSVVSLVSVLRGVDSEVRSAMGYIYELMDKTKEIIKFNCGGVDRKYKTIMKKIDSRWTPQLHHPLLAVGFYLNSQLRYEKRFSDCDEVRDGLFTCMDRMLSLVVKQTSNWTCIIKLKENLEL; translated from the coding sequence ATGATTGAGGGCATTGCGGAATATGGAAGAGGGTTGAAGCCTCCTTCAATGCATGATTTAAGAACTTGGATACTTAAAGCTGGGGTTGATGGCATCTGCCTATTATACGAGGAGCATAAAAAAGCATGGAAAAAATATGGATGCACTATTATGTCCGATGGTTGGACGGATGGaaagaatagaagtttgattaattttttggtaaatagTTCCGTTAacactttctttttgaaatctaTTGATGCATCAGCTTCTTTTAAAAATGAGCAATTGATCTTTAAATATTTTGATGATGTTATTGTTGAGATGGGAGAGGAAAATGTTATTCAAATTGTCACGGATAATGCTTCGAATTGTATTAAGGTGGGGAAAAACATTATGGAGACAAGACAGAGAATTTGGACATCTTGTGCGGCGCATTGCATTGATCTAATGTTGGAGGATATTGCAAAGTTGAAGATTTTTTCTGACACAATTGAGCAAGCTAAGATGGTTATGAAGTTCCTTTATGGCCATGGGACTATACTTTTTTTGATGAGTAAATATACGAACGGTAAAGAAATTCTCCGTTCTGCGATTACTCGCTTTGCTACTAGATTTCTCACTCTTCAGAGTATGTATAAGGTTAAAAGGCCACTTGAACAAATGTTTGCTTCCGAAGATTGGGTTAGTTTACCACTATCTCAAACAACTCAGGGGAAGGTCTTGAAGAGAATTGTTATTAATGATCCCAACTTTTGGTCATATGTTGAATTTTGTGTTAAGAGTGTTGTTTCTCTTGTAAGTGTGTTAAGGGGAGTTGATTCAGAGGTGAGATCGGCGATGGGATATATTTATGAACTTATGGATAAGACAAAagagataataaaatttaattgcgGGGGAGTTGACAGAAAATACAAGACCATTATGAAAAAAATTGATTCTCGATGGACTCCACAACTTCATCATCCTCTACTCGCGGTCGGGTTCTATTTGAATTCGCAATTGCGTTATGAAAAAAGATTTTCTGATTGTGATGAAGTTAGAGATGGTTTGTTTACTTGCATGGATAGGATGTTGTCTCTCGTCGTAAAGCAGACATCCAATTGGACTTGTATAATAAAGCTGAAGGAGAATTTGGAACTCTAA